The Zingiber officinale cultivar Zhangliang chromosome 10A, Zo_v1.1, whole genome shotgun sequence genome contains a region encoding:
- the LOC122027518 gene encoding auxin-responsive protein IAA20-like yields MELELGLALPSSDLMMEKSTFCKKRRFDEVLDENTVTLPLFMQREEDSDSDRGFERSSEELNFGGGRVIVGWPPVKLSRRRTSCVKVNMEGIAIGRKVDLSLHDSYQALFLTLYTMFPKKQHEEEDGGYNSYKVTYEDEEGDWMLVGDVPWEAFIKSAKRLKIITC; encoded by the exons ATGGAGTTGGAGCTCGGCCTTGCACTCCCCAGCTCTGATCTGATGATGGAGAAGAGTACCTTTTGCAAGAAGAGACGCTTCGATGAGGTGCTCGACGAAAACACTGTTACTTTGCCACTCTTCATGCAGAGGGAGGAAGACAGCGACAGTGACAGGGGATTCGAGCGTTCTTCTGAGGAGCTTAACTT tgGTGGAGGTAGAGTTATAGTTGGTTGGCCGCCGGTGAAGTTGTCGAGGAGGAGGACGAGCTGCGTGAAGGTGAACATGGAGGGGATTGCCATAGGAAGGAAGGTGGACCTTTCCCTCCATGATTCTTACCAGGCTCTCTTCCTCACACTATACACGATGTTCCCTAAGAAGCAACATG AGGAAGAGGATGGAGGGTATAATTCTTACAAAGTGACTTATGAGGACGAAGAAGGGGATTGGATGCTGGTTGGAGACGTGCCATGGGA AGCTTTTATCAAGTCGGCGAAGCGTCTCAAGATAATCACCTGTTGA
- the LOC122026162 gene encoding desmethyl-deoxy-podophyllotoxin synthase-like, translating to MFKLRSVAMEAFTLKLLILFFAPLFLFLFLRRSHGRRRGHGKPLPPGPFNLPVIGSLHHLLGPLLHQTLASMSQRYGPAMLLKFGHVPTLVISSVGAAAEIMKTHDVSFATRPVIHSATLIAYGGDGIVFAPYGICWRELRKMSMVELLSAKRVHSFGHIREDEVLKFMRSIMLAPQSVNLSIGFKVLANDIAARAIIGSKCEYQQEFLRLITKGLEAAGGFNLADLYPSSLLLGLLNRLFSAKMQRLHLEADAILDGIIKEHRQRSKTSAEQSAEVDMVDTLLKVQAEGSLPFPLMDLSIKAMIFDLFAAASETTSTTMEWAMSELMKNPMAMKRAQEEVRRVVGGKGTVTEDDVGEMSYLKLAVRESMRLHPPLPLLLPRECQEAMEVMGYWIPAKTRVLVNAWALGRDPRYWDDATEFKPERFAAGGRSCGVDSKGSNLELIPFGAGRRMCPGSTFGMATVELVLACLLYYFDWEMPVPGDGRPAKRPTELDMEEEFMLACHKKTQLCLRAIQRIRSDLDRTKH from the exons ATGTTTAAACTCCGTAGCGTGGCCATGGAAGCGTTTACCTTGAAgcttctcatcctcttcttcGCCCCCCTCTTCCTATTCCTCTTCCTCAGGCGTAGCCATGGCCGACGGCGGGGCCACGGCAAACCCCTCCCTCCCGGCCCGTTCAACCTCCCCGTCATCGGCAGCCTACACCACCTCCTCGGCCCGTTGCTGCACCAGACCCTCGCGTCCATGTCCCAGCGATACGGCCCCGCCATGCTCCTCAAGTTCGGCCATGTCCCCACCCTCGTCATCTCCTCCGTTGGGGCCGCCGCCGAGATCATGAAGACCCACGACGTCAGCTTCGCGACGCGCCCCGTCATCCATTCAGCCACGTTGATCGCCTACGGCGGCGACGGCATTGTCTTCGCGCCCTACGGCATCTGCTGGCGCGAGCTCCGCAAAATGAGCATGGTGGAGCTCCTCAGCGCCAAGCGCGTCCACTCCTTCGGCCACATCCGCGAGGATGAGGTGCTGAAATTTATGCGCTCCATTATGCTGGCACCCCAAAGCGTGAATCTTAGCATCGGATTTAAGGTGCTCGCGAACGACATCGCGGCGAGGGCCATCATCGGGAGCAAGTGCGAGTATCAGCAGGAGTTCCTGCGGTTGATAACGAAGGGGCTCGAAGCAGCGGGGGGATTCAACTTGGCCGACTTGTACCCGTCGTCGCTGCTCCTCGGGTTGCTCAACCGCTTGTTCTCTGCCAAGATGCAGCGGCTGCACCTCGAGGCGGATGCCATCTTGGATGGCATCATCAAGGAGCACAGACAGAGGAGTAAGACGTCCGCAGAGCAGAGCGCAGAGGTGGACATGGTGGATACCCTGCTCAAGGTTCAAGCTGAAGGCAGCCTTCCGTTCCCTCTCATGGACTTGTCCATCAAAgctatgattttt GATCTTTTTGCAGCGGCGAGCGAGACCACCTCTACGACCATGGAATGGGCGATGTCGGAGCTGATGAAGAATCCGATGGCGATGAAGCGGGCGCAGGAGGAAGTGAGGCGGGTGGTGGGAGGCAAGGGGACGGTAACCGAGGACGACGTCGGCGAGATGAGTTACCTCAAGCTGGCGGTGAGGGAGTCGATGAGGCTTCACCCTCCCCTGCCGCTGTTGCTGCCGCGGGAGTGCCAGGAAGCGATGGAGGTGATGGGCTACTGGATTCCGGCGAAGACGAGGGTGCTGGTGAACGCGTGGGCGCTGGGGAGGGACCCGAGGTACTGGGACGACGCCACGGAGTTCAAGCCGGAGAGGTTCGCCGCCGGTGGGAGGAGCTGCGGGGTGGACTCGAAGGGGAGCAATTTGGAGCTCATACCGTTCGGGGCGGGTAGAAGGATGTGCCCCGGTAGCACGTTCGGGATGGCGACCGTGGAGCTGGTTCTCGCTTGCCTCCTCTACTACTTCGACTGGGAGATGCCGGTCCCGGGCGACGGAAGACCGGCGAAGAGACCGACGGAGTTGGACATGGAGGAAGAGTTCATGCTGGCGTGCCATAAGAAGACGCAGCTTTGCTTGCGCGCGATCCAAAGAATCCGCAGCGATCTCGATCGAACAAAACACTAG